A genomic window from Babylonia areolata isolate BAREFJ2019XMU chromosome 9, ASM4173473v1, whole genome shotgun sequence includes:
- the LOC143285371 gene encoding endonuclease/exonuclease/phosphatase family domain-containing protein 1-like, whose amino-acid sequence MGAVNSCCIPHHTHDEPKHNGSLRGSKFKSNRRNLSATFNMATMEDDNESTSFVNINLATEEELMTLPGISRSIAANIVDYRRQIGGFRRVEDLALVSGVGADKMSRIRCDITTGLRTTPGSRDSSLRGSRGADGESVGERNGRKPPLINVNTANIFQLIKIKGVGMSLAENIVIYREKNGPYKSLDDLVKVKGIGAGILSAIRPYLSLDSSPEPSAITSPRSPSPKPCAAQNGKVPKGSGDTSLPPTPKHLSDYQRRSVTSIENLLQTLGPLAEVPKRPHIAEPFKFRHKNRRVVRIASWNLEQCSLDKVSNPGVKDVVCMTILENGFGIVAVQELSHDKALEEICQELNEPTLPNVKKWGGHRGRWKCAVSEVAGRMFRTAEYNGFLYDSSQNIELLSASLLEKAQNNGRPPFARMPYLGFFKVNGQLDCVVVSVHLKATGLGDQDLDRTKEEVASMSDVLESVSAHVPQEKDIIFVGDFNLGPNTEEFDRLRKKGYVNMIKEDTPTNISSSNPGGSKCYDNIWISRQTQKVHSGNKGVVREGLSSPWIPDGWKWGGVVSDHCPVFTELYTNQDLDKGDLAIGAEEIRFILGADSG is encoded by the exons ATGGGGGCGGTCAACAGTTGCTGcattccccaccacacccatGATGAGCCCAAGCACAATGGGTCCCTGCGGGGGTCCAAGTTCAAGAGCAACCGCCGCAACCTCAGTGCCACGTTCAACATGGCCACCATGGAGGATGACAATGAGTCGACCAGCTTTGTCAACATCAATTTGGCCACGGAGGAGGAGCTGATGACCCTTCCGGGTATCAGCCGATCCATCGCAGCCAACATTGTGGACTACCGCCGTCAGATCGGGGGCTTCCGCAGGGTGGAGGACCTGGCCCTGGTGTCAGGGGTGGGCGCGGACAAAATGAGCCGCATCCGCTGTGACATCACCACCGGGCTACGCACCACCCCTGGCTCCCGTGACAGCTCTCTGCGCGGGAGTCGTGGTGCGGACGGGGAGAGCGTTGGGGAGAGGAACGGACGGAAGCCTCCCCTGATAAATGTTAACACGGCAAACATTTTCCAGCTCATCAAAATCAAAGGGGTGGGTATGAGCCTGGCTGAGAACATTGTGATCTACCGGGAGAAGAACGGTCCTTACAAATCACTGGACGATTTGGTGAAAGTGAAAGGCATTGGTGCAGGAATTCTTAGTGCAATACGGCCATATCTTTCTTTAGATAGCTCACCGGAACCCTCTGCCATTACATCCCCTAGATCCCCAAGTCCCAAACCATGTGCTGCACAGAATGGAAAGGTGCCGAAAGGTAGCGGGGACACGTCTTTGCCGCCCACCCCGAAACATTTGAGTGACTATCAGCGCAGGTCAGTGACCTCCATCGAAAACCTCCTCCAGACATTAGGGCCCTTGGCCGAGGTCCCCAAGAGGCCACACATTGCGGAACCATTCAAGTTCCGGCACAAAAATCGCCGGGTTGTGCGCATAGCTTCCTGGAATCTGGAGCAGTGTTCGCTTGACAAAGTCAGCAACCCGGGGGTGAAGGACGTTGTGTGCATGACCATCCTGGAGAACGG GTTTGGCATTGTCGCAGTGCAGGAACTGTCACATGATAAAGCACTTGAAGAG ATCTGCCAAGAGTTGAATGAGCCAACCTTGCCCAACGTCAAGAAATGGGGCGGCCACCGGGGCAGGTGGAAGTGTGCTGTTTCAGAAGTGGCTGGGAGGATGTTCAGG ACTGCAGAGTACAACGGATTCCTGTACGACAGCTCACAGAACATAGAGCTGCTGAGTGCCAGTCTGCTGGAAAAGGCACAGAACAATGGCCGGCCTCCTTTTGCCAGGATGCCCTACCTGGGTTTCTTTAAA GTGAACGGTCAGCTGGactgtgtggtggtcagtgtccaCCTGAAGGCCACAGGGCTGGGGGACCAGGATCTGGACCGTACCAAAGAGGAGGTGGCCTCCATGTCGGATGTCCTGGAGTCTGTGTCGGCTCATGTGCCTC AGGAAAAAGACATCATTTTTGTTGGTGACTTCAACCTGGGTCCAAATACAGAAG AGTTTGACAGACTGCGTAAGAAAGGTTACGTGAATATGATCAAAGAGGACACCCCcaccaacatcagcagcagcaaccctGGGGGCAGCAAGTGTTACGACAACATCTGGATCAGTCGCCAGACCCAGAAGGTCCACTCAG GTAACaaaggggtggtgagggaggggctgAGCAGCCCATGGATCCCGGATgggtggaagtggggaggggtggtcagTGACCACTGCCCCGTGTTCACAGAGCTCTACACCAACCAGGACCTGGACAAGGGGGACCTGGCCATCGGGGCCGAGGAGATCCGCTTCATCCTGGGCGCCGACTCCGGCTGA